A window of Marinobacter sp. es.042 genomic DNA:
GACGGGCATCACAGTTTCACGGCGAACACCCCTGCCTGGCCTCTTGTGCCGTTGACTTACCACTCCGCCTGATCAAATCTTGATCTAATCTCTACCGAGATGCTCTGACGGCACCAATCTAACAAACACAATAATCAAGTCAGCGCACGGAAGCACTCGGTCTGCCTACAGGCAGATGCAGTACGAGCAGGAAGTCTCTGGAGCAACCCGTTAGGTTGAGCCGCAGTTTGAATAACAAACACAACATCAAACTGTAGGAACGACAATGAAACTCTGGATCCAAGCAATGGCCCTGGCCCTGACTGTGGCCTGGTCGGCCCCCTCCGCCGCCTGGTGGTGGAACTCTACCCCTTCAAACTATACGGATACTCGCTACCCGGTTGTACTGGTGCATGGCATGTTCGGCTTTGATTCCATTGCCGGCGTGGACTACTGGTACGGCGTCGCCGAGGATCTCCGCAAATACGGCGCCGATGTCTACACCACTCAGGTGCCCGCCCTGGACAGCACCATTGCTCGCGGCGAAGCGCTGCTGCCGCAGGTGCAGGCCATAGCCGCGGTGCACGGCAAGGTCAATCTGATTGGCCACAGTCACGGGGGGCCCACGGCCCGTTACATCGCCAGGGTGCGGCCGGATCTGGTCGCCTCAGTGACGTCCGTCGGCTCGCCCCATAAAGGCTCGCCGGTCGCAGACCTAATCTACGGCTCTCCCGCGGAAAGCCTTGCCGCCAACCTGGGTAATGCATTGGGTGGGCTGATCGATTTGCTCTCCGGCGGCGGCTACAACCAGGACCTGCGCTCCAGCCTGGAATCCCTCACCACACAGGGCAGCGCCGAATTCAACAACTTTGCCCCTGCCGGCATTCCAACCACCGCTTGCGGTGAAGGCGCCTACTCGGCTAACGGCGTACGCTTCTACTCCTGGGGTGGCACTGGTGTTCTGACCAACGTACTGGATCCGTCCGACGCGTTGTTGGGCACCACCAGCCTCGCTTTCGGCTTCAGCCAGAACGACGGTCTGGTAGGCCGCTGCAGCAGCCGGTTTGGCAAGGTTATACGCGACAACTATTTCATGAACCACCTGGACGAGGTGAATCAGGCGTTGGGCCTGCATAGCCTCTTCGAAACTGATCCAAAAGCGGTTTTCAAGCAACACGCCAACCGCCTGAGAAACGCAGGACTGTAACGGGTAGCCGGTCTTCTGGCTTTGCCTTGCAGAGCTAGAAGGCCCCTTCCAGGGTCAACATCAGCGTCTGGCGCTGATAATCATACTGCGACAGGCTGCTTCTGTTGTCCCGAACCAGCCACTCCCCCCGGACCAGCCAAAGGTTGTCCAGGGACTTCTCCGCCAGCAACCCGATCTCCAGACGGTTATCCTCCCTGAGGCCGCTCTCGCCGGTCGCATTGACCAACTGGTGGGCATCCCGGTATCGACTGTGGCGAACCGAGCCGGTTGTTCCGAGAGTCAGGTCAGGCTGCCAGCGGTAGCGACCGTCAATTTCCAGTGTGTGGTGGGTAGGTGAGACACTGACAAATTCATCGGCTGTTCGCAGATCCCGCCGATCATTGATTTCCAGTGAGTATTCGCCGTCCAATCGCCAGGGTCCCAGGTACTTCCGCGCATGAGAGCGTGCCCGATACCACTGGCCGTCATAGGCCTCGAAGCCTGAACCACCATTTACAGTTGCCGCTGCCAGGGATATTCCACACTGGTCAGGGGCTAGTGGTAGCGGACACTCCCCCCAACGCTGAAAGCCCTCGATGCCGTATCGGGTCTCAAGAGATTCGCTGTCAAACCAGGATTTCGCCAACGACACCAGCGCTCCTCGCTCACCCGCAGCCAGGCTCTGAGACCAGCCCAAGCCTCCCTGCAAGACCTGGGTATCGTATTCCTCATCGGATGGGTGTTCGCGGGAATAGGCGGCCACATCGAGTGTGATTCTTGAGCGGGTGTCGACTGGTCGCTCGTATGTTCCCGCAGCCAGTGCTTCAAGGAAGCCCCCACCCTCACTGGACGCCGTATCCTCGGGCAGGCCAGCAATGTTGGAATCGTAACCGCCAGAGATACCCAGATAGCCACGAATGGAGGGCTGGCTGGCCGATGGCGGAATATCGCCATCGAACTTATCCAGCTGAGCCCGGGCCAAAGTCCGGATTTTGTCCGGAGCGCTCTCAGCGGAGGCCTGCTCGAACCATTGCCGCGCTTCGACTGGCGCCCCGCGTGCAAGCGCAACCAGACCAAGGTTATAGCGCGCCAGGGCGCCGTTCGCGCCGTCCAGCAATGCACGAAAAGCAGATTCAGCGGCGACATAATCACCCAGCTGATACGAGACAACGCCAAGATTGTAGAGAAGAGAGGGGGATACCAGGCCAGCATCAACAGCGCTCTGGAAGCGCCGTTTCGCAGCGTTCAGCTCGCCTGCTTCATAGGCTTCAACGCCGGCCCGGAAATCCTCCATGCCGGCTTCCGAATCAGCCGCCTTAATAAGGGACGTGGGCAGCAACGATACAATCAGGAACAGGGCGCGCCAAAATACCAGCAAACAGGTCTCTCCGGGTTAATCCACGCAGGGGAGGCCCGGTTACGTACCCGGCTTCAGCGATCCAGTCCTGGTGCATCCGGCAGTTCTGGGCGTTCTGGGCGCTCTGGGCGCTCCGGCCGCTCTGGCTTACCCTTGATCAGTTCTCGGGATTGCCTGGCCTTTTCGGACATGGACTCACCGAACTCGCGCCCCCTTTCTCGGGCTTCACTCGCCGCATCCAGACCCCGGGAGCCAGATTTGCCTGGATTTTCGGGTCTTTCGATAGCGCGGGGCAACTCGATTTCCCGCACCACAGAATCGGTGAGCTCTGCGTCGTCAGTCACCATGCGCATGGTAACATCCAGACCCTCGTTGGCCAGCGCTGTTGCCGGTATGAAGAATCCGACCATCAGAAATCCGACCAGCCTGGCGCTCAATGCAAGTCTCTCTCTGATCATGATTCTGGTCCCTCGACGGTCTTCTGTGGGTATTCTGGAATCGGGGCACGGAACGTTTTATGGCGATCTCCGGTGTCCAGTCGAGCCACCAGCTCTCCAGAGCCCGGGAAAAGCAGGTTCAACGGCAACGACAGCACGTTCTCGCCCGCATCAAGGCTAACCTGCCAGCTAAGCTCTCGCTGCCCCGGCCAGGAGGCCACCTCCACATTGGGCGGGAGTTCCAGAGTCAGCGTGACATTCTCCAGGGCTTCACCGGAATGGAAGGCAAGACGCACAGTTCTCTCAACCGGGTGGGCAATCCCGGTTGCCAACCCTTCAGCGGCATTCTCCGACAACGCAACGGTCGGGTCTGCATCATCCGTAACAATACCCGGCGTTGAAAAGACACCAAGACCAATACCCAGCGCCAGGGCCGCCGCAATGGCACCACCCAGAGCCCCGTGGCTCCATCCGGACTGCGGACTGCCCGCGCCCAGGGCCGAACTCAGAACACGATTCTGAAAATCAGGGGAAGGCGCGGGGACGCTGAACTGCTCCTGCAACGCCCGGTTAAGAGCACGCTCAGAAGCAAACCACTTACTGCACGCCGGGCAGCCAGCAATATGCTCCTGCACCCGATCACGGGCGGGGGCGGAAAGCT
This region includes:
- a CDS encoding lipase family alpha/beta hydrolase, translating into MKLWIQAMALALTVAWSAPSAAWWWNSTPSNYTDTRYPVVLVHGMFGFDSIAGVDYWYGVAEDLRKYGADVYTTQVPALDSTIARGEALLPQVQAIAAVHGKVNLIGHSHGGPTARYIARVRPDLVASVTSVGSPHKGSPVADLIYGSPAESLAANLGNALGGLIDLLSGGGYNQDLRSSLESLTTQGSAEFNNFAPAGIPTTACGEGAYSANGVRFYSWGGTGVLTNVLDPSDALLGTTSLAFGFSQNDGLVGRCSSRFGKVIRDNYFMNHLDEVNQALGLHSLFETDPKAVFKQHANRLRNAGL
- a CDS encoding anti-sigma factor family protein, which translates into the protein MTMSCNEIRVDLPAYINNELSAPARDRVQEHIAGCPACSKWFASERALNRALQEQFSVPAPSPDFQNRVLSSALGAGSPQSGWSHGALGGAIAAALALGIGLGVFSTPGIVTDDADPTVALSENAAEGLATGIAHPVERTVRLAFHSGEALENVTLTLELPPNVEVASWPGQRELSWQVSLDAGENVLSLPLNLLFPGSGELVARLDTGDRHKTFRAPIPEYPQKTVEGPES
- a CDS encoding tetratricopeptide repeat protein — translated: MLVFWRALFLIVSLLPTSLIKAADSEAGMEDFRAGVEAYEAGELNAAKRRFQSAVDAGLVSPSLLYNLGVVSYQLGDYVAAESAFRALLDGANGALARYNLGLVALARGAPVEARQWFEQASAESAPDKIRTLARAQLDKFDGDIPPSASQPSIRGYLGISGGYDSNIAGLPEDTASSEGGGFLEALAAGTYERPVDTRSRITLDVAAYSREHPSDEEYDTQVLQGGLGWSQSLAAGERGALVSLAKSWFDSESLETRYGIEGFQRWGECPLPLAPDQCGISLAAATVNGGSGFEAYDGQWYRARSHARKYLGPWRLDGEYSLEINDRRDLRTADEFVSVSPTHHTLEIDGRYRWQPDLTLGTTGSVRHSRYRDAHQLVNATGESGLREDNRLEIGLLAEKSLDNLWLVRGEWLVRDNRSSLSQYDYQRQTLMLTLEGAF